The Spirosoma sp. SC4-14 DNA window TGGGCCGGAAAGCTTTACTCCTGATGGCAAAAAGCTGCTGATCTCTACCAACGAAGGCAATGAGTTTACCTATATAAAAACCTATGATCTGGCCACAGGCCAATGGGAGTTGCTCGACAAAGCGAACTGGGATATTTCGGGCGATTATCCATCGTATCGAGGGCGCTATCGGGTGTTGTCGGTCAACAACGATGCCCGAACCGAGTTGAAAATTATCGATACCCGTACTGGTCAGCCTCTTACGCTTCCTGCTTTGCCCGGTGGCGATGTAACAGGGGTCACCATTGCAGATAAAGAAGATCGTATGATTTTCTTTGTGAATAGCTCCAACTCACCGGCTACACTGTATTCGTATGAGTTAAAAACGGCTAAGGCAACTCCCTTGGTTCGGGGCCTGAATCCTGAAATCAACCCCGACGATCTGGTGGCGGGCGAAGTGATCCGGTTCAGGTCGTTCGATGGAATGGAAATTCCGGCGTTGCTCTATAAACCGACCACGGTAAAAGCAGGCGATAAACTACCCGCCATACTACAAATTCACGGTGGGCCGGGCGGCCAAACACGCCTGACCTATTCGCCGTTGGTGCAATATCTGGTCAATAATGGCTATGTGGTGCTGGCCGTAAATAACCGGGGAAGCTCGGGATATGGCAAAACGTTTTATGCCGCCGATGACCGTAAACATGGCGATGCCGACCTGAAAGACTGTGTGGAATCGAAGAAATTTCTGACCGGAACCGGCTATGTTGATCCCGCCAGGATCGGGATAATGGGTGGTTCATATGGCGGCTACATGACACTGGCTGCATTGGCTTTTACGCCCGACGCCTTTGCCGTTGGGGTCGACATTTTTGGCGTGGCCAACTGGATTCGTACGCTGAACAGTATGCCCGAATGGTGGGGCCCCCAGCGCGAAGCTCTTTATAAAGAAATCGGTCATCCGAAAACAGATTCTGTTGCGCTCTACAACAAGTCGCCGTTGTTTCATACCGACCGAATCAAAAAGCCACTTATTGTTATTCAGGGAGCCAATGATCCGCGGGTTCTGAAGGTGGAGTCGGACGAAATTGTGGCGAATGTAAAGAAGAACGGTGTGCCGGTCGAATACGTAACGTTTCCGGATGAGGGGCACGGTTTTGTGAAAAAAGAGAATGAAATAACAGCCTATAAAGCCATCCGGGAATTTCTGGACAAATACCTGAAGGGGCCAGGACAGTAAAGGGCCGCAAATCAGACTTTCTTCAATAAAGTGCCGCCAAACTGACCAGTTTGGTGGCACTTTATTTTGTTACAGGCTATGAATCAGGTTTAGTCAACAGGCTGGTTATAAAAATTGTCAAAGGTTGGGATGTCGATCTTCATAACCTTCTGGTATCACATTCGGTTGATGCATAACGACACTTCGTTTGCATTAACCTATGTGGATACTATTTTCAATACTTGCCGCAGTGGCAACGGCCATTGTGGTTACGCTCTCTAAAGCGGGTATCAAAAATGTCGATTCGAGTCTGGCGTTTGCCATCCAGTCGGTGTTGATTCTAATCGTGTCCTGGGGGGTGGTGATCGGCCAGGGGAATTTGCCGGAGGTAGCCCGCATCGAGCGACGAGTCTGGATCTATCTGATCGTGGCGGGCATTGTTACCTGCCTGTCGTCGCTACTATCGTTTCGGGCACTCAAGTTAGGCGATGCCGCTCGGGTTGCCTCGCTCGATAAGGTGTCGCTGGTATTTTCTATTCTATTGGCTGTTGTATTTCTAAAAGAAAAAGTGAACTGGCAAGTACTGGCCGGAGCTGCCCTGATGGCTATCGGCGCAATCGTGATCGCCATGTCGCGGGAGTAGCGTTAATCCTGAACCGGTCGTAAGTTAAAATGTGAGCTGGATAAAGTCGTTCACCTTAAGCTGGCTCCAGGCCGGGTTTGTTGAGCGTAACGACAGCGTATCGGTTTCAACGACCCATTCCTGTTGAGTATTATCGAAAGAAATGGACCGGATCTGTTCCGATTGAGGGCTGCCGGTGAGGGTTTTCAGCACGGGCTGGTCGCTTTGAATTCGACCCTGGGTAAGCCGAATAACCCGATCGGCCAGTACCCGCACATCCGTTTCGTAATGGCTCACCAACAAAGTTGTTGTTCCCCAATGGT harbors:
- a CDS encoding EamA family transporter, whose protein sequence is MWILFSILAAVATAIVVTLSKAGIKNVDSSLAFAIQSVLILIVSWGVVIGQGNLPEVARIERRVWIYLIVAGIVTCLSSLLSFRALKLGDAARVASLDKVSLVFSILLAVVFLKEKVNWQVLAGAALMAIGAIVIAMSRE
- a CDS encoding S9 family peptidase, with the translated sequence MKQQQTRLLMLAISLSLLATSLLAGPGPRKTADRKYTIEQFMKTVRFGGADISPNEQTVLFSSNQDGVFNLYEMPFDGNGKPKQLTFSKTDAIFTIGYLPDGRILYSSDQGGNELNHIYLREKDGAVSDLTPAEKAKFQFSGLSHDRKSFFYQSNQRNRAAFDLYEMELATLKPRLVFENPGGFFPGDVSPNKRYIALSKPSTTTNSDVYLYDTQTKEAKLLTRHEGDVKNGPESFTPDGKKLLISTNEGNEFTYIKTYDLATGQWELLDKANWDISGDYPSYRGRYRVLSVNNDARTELKIIDTRTGQPLTLPALPGGDVTGVTIADKEDRMIFFVNSSNSPATLYSYELKTAKATPLVRGLNPEINPDDLVAGEVIRFRSFDGMEIPALLYKPTTVKAGDKLPAILQIHGGPGGQTRLTYSPLVQYLVNNGYVVLAVNNRGSSGYGKTFYAADDRKHGDADLKDCVESKKFLTGTGYVDPARIGIMGGSYGGYMTLAALAFTPDAFAVGVDIFGVANWIRTLNSMPEWWGPQREALYKEIGHPKTDSVALYNKSPLFHTDRIKKPLIVIQGANDPRVLKVESDEIVANVKKNGVPVEYVTFPDEGHGFVKKENEITAYKAIREFLDKYLKGPGQ